A part of Larkinella insperata genomic DNA contains:
- a CDS encoding RNA polymerase sigma factor produces the protein MDHRQRIIEENDHLLDLWQRSKAGDKMAFCQLAESQYRALFGYAVNFTTDREFIKDSIQEIFINIWEKRQSLTIQYVSIYLFKSLRNQLLQEFRRSKHAVSVPMFQEVDQVSDWETIETEMEKSETDSESQRKIRQAIAGLPKRQQEVVFLKFYKGMENEEISELMEINRQSVANLLYKALTSLKSQMSIFKYWLIALFLLH, from the coding sequence TTGGATCATCGACAGCGTATTATTGAGGAAAACGACCATTTACTGGATCTCTGGCAGCGATCGAAAGCCGGAGACAAGATGGCTTTTTGTCAATTAGCCGAATCGCAGTACCGCGCGTTGTTTGGCTACGCGGTCAATTTTACTACGGACCGGGAATTCATCAAGGACTCCATTCAGGAGATTTTTATTAACATTTGGGAAAAACGGCAGTCGCTGACCATTCAGTACGTTTCCATTTACCTTTTTAAGTCGCTCCGTAATCAGCTACTTCAGGAATTCCGTCGAAGTAAGCACGCGGTTTCCGTTCCTATGTTCCAGGAAGTTGACCAGGTGTCGGATTGGGAAACGATTGAAACCGAAATGGAAAAGAGCGAAACCGATTCCGAAAGCCAGCGCAAAATCCGGCAGGCCATTGCGGGCCTCCCCAAACGGCAGCAGGAAGTGGTTTTCCTGAAGTTTTACAAGGGGATGGAAAACGAGGAGATTTCGGAATTGATGGAAATTAATCGCCAGTCGGTTGCTAACTTGCTCTATAAAGCCTTGACTTCCCTCAAAAGTCAAATGTCTATTTTTAAGTACTGGCTGATTGCGCTGTTTTTACTGCACTGA
- a CDS encoding ThuA domain-containing protein gives MRISSLLLVGIIFCVHASMTARLADPVSILVFSKTKGWKHTSIPFGIAAIQKLGRENNFLVDTTTNSALFTDENLKKYATVIFNNTTGNVLNGEQQAAFERYIQAGGGYVGIHAAADTEYDWPWYGKLMGAHFASHPHNPNVRKATVEVSNKKHASTTLLPDRWDRTDEWYNYRSFYTGIKTLAYLDENSYEGGTNGANHPISWYHEFDGGRAFYTGNGHTDESFSEPLFLKHLLGGIKYAIGEGKPLDYQKAYAKVTPEPNRFVKTVLVNDLASPMELAITPDGRIFFTELQGNLSVYNTKTRKHSLVHKFPITYAGGTGLIGVTVDPNFAKNGHLFVYYAPAGQTEEPVNFQLSRFTVKANNTLDLASEKVLLKVPVQKVSGSHHGGSLAWDKDGNLYLSTGDSSSPFPSDGYSPMDERPGAEFYSLDAQRSSANTNDLKGKVLRIHPEPDGAGGAPAYTIPNGNLFPKGTPKTLPEIYTMGCRNPYRIAVNPKTSVLYWGEIGPDAGQDGPQGPRGYDEFNQAKKAGNFGWPYFVGNNYAYAKWDFAAKTAGPKFDPAAPVNNSPNNTGLNQLPPATPAMIWYPYAPSEEFPELGFGGRSAMAGSFYTYNRNSSSASKFPDYYDGKLFVFDWMRNWVLVLTFDQAENYVRSEPFMAGNGDFRRPIDLDFGPDGAMYMLEYGSVYGADNEDARLVRIEYNTGNRAPIAQASVSDTAVENHLDRTVFLTSERRNFPILREAAGQAPLRVQFSSRGSRDLDDDDAVKYEWLFDGKTVGATTPNPSYTYNKPGVYRAILRVTDRAGLVGRDTVLVKVGNTKPAIAIASTQNKSFFWEGKPFAYSVKVQDREDGKIDPKRIKFVYVYNPQPSTLDPNAAKSPTSVLVSNPPGKTLMDASDCKACHTIDKVSVGPSLLAVAQRYKSETGAVEKLATKIIKGGGGNWGNVHVMSAHPQVAEADAQEMVRYIFSLTDKPRDPKPLPLQGSLALNDHQKDEVRGQYTLLASYTDKGGQAVGPLTGTEVVTLRNAKVRTVFADAHVGFSRFRDNLSQGGHKAYILLKNTDLTNINQFVYEYASGNNTGEIEVRIDSQAGPVISRTSYGPSGDWGKLKLLTGKVTKPVSGKHDVYFVAIKRDKPNDEVLKLTSIEFQE, from the coding sequence ATGCGAATCAGCTCACTCCTACTCGTTGGTATTATTTTCTGTGTGCACGCCAGCATGACCGCCCGGCTGGCCGATCCGGTTTCTATACTGGTGTTTTCGAAAACCAAAGGCTGGAAACATACGTCCATTCCGTTTGGAATTGCGGCTATTCAGAAACTGGGCCGGGAAAATAACTTTTTGGTGGACACCACCACAAACTCGGCCCTGTTTACGGACGAAAACCTGAAAAAGTACGCGACGGTTATTTTCAACAACACCACCGGCAACGTGCTGAACGGCGAGCAACAGGCAGCTTTTGAACGGTATATCCAGGCCGGGGGCGGGTACGTCGGTATCCACGCGGCTGCCGACACCGAATACGACTGGCCCTGGTACGGCAAGCTGATGGGCGCGCATTTTGCCAGCCATCCGCACAACCCGAACGTCCGGAAAGCCACCGTTGAGGTTTCCAACAAAAAACACGCGTCGACCACTCTCCTGCCCGATCGCTGGGACCGGACCGACGAATGGTACAATTACCGCTCGTTTTACACCGGCATCAAAACGCTGGCGTACCTCGACGAAAACAGTTACGAAGGCGGCACCAACGGAGCCAATCACCCGATTAGCTGGTACCACGAGTTCGACGGCGGACGGGCATTCTATACCGGCAACGGCCACACCGACGAAAGCTTCAGTGAGCCGCTGTTTTTAAAACATTTGCTGGGCGGTATAAAATACGCCATCGGTGAAGGCAAACCGCTGGACTATCAGAAAGCCTACGCCAAAGTAACGCCGGAACCCAACCGCTTCGTCAAAACCGTGCTGGTCAACGACCTGGCCTCGCCAATGGAACTGGCCATTACGCCCGACGGCCGGATTTTCTTCACCGAATTGCAGGGCAATCTGTCGGTTTACAATACCAAAACGCGAAAACACTCGCTGGTTCATAAATTCCCGATCACCTACGCGGGCGGAACGGGTTTGATCGGCGTCACGGTTGATCCGAATTTTGCCAAAAACGGGCACCTTTTTGTGTATTATGCCCCCGCCGGCCAAACGGAAGAACCCGTCAATTTTCAGCTTTCGCGCTTTACGGTCAAGGCCAACAACACGCTTGATCTGGCGTCGGAAAAGGTGCTGCTGAAAGTGCCGGTGCAGAAAGTGAGCGGTTCGCACCACGGCGGTTCGTTGGCGTGGGACAAGGACGGCAATCTCTATTTGTCGACCGGCGACAGCTCCAGCCCGTTTCCGTCCGACGGCTACTCTCCCATGGACGAGCGGCCCGGCGCAGAATTTTACAGCCTGGATGCCCAGCGTTCGTCGGCTAATACCAACGACTTGAAGGGTAAAGTCCTGCGCATTCATCCCGAACCCGACGGAGCCGGGGGCGCGCCCGCCTACACGATTCCCAACGGCAATTTGTTTCCGAAAGGAACGCCGAAAACTTTACCGGAGATTTACACGATGGGCTGCCGGAACCCCTACCGCATTGCCGTCAACCCGAAAACATCGGTTTTGTACTGGGGTGAAATTGGCCCCGATGCCGGTCAGGACGGACCGCAGGGACCGCGCGGCTACGACGAGTTTAACCAGGCCAAAAAAGCCGGGAATTTCGGGTGGCCGTATTTTGTCGGTAACAATTACGCGTATGCGAAGTGGGATTTTGCGGCCAAAACCGCCGGTCCGAAATTCGATCCGGCCGCGCCCGTGAACAACTCCCCGAACAATACCGGTCTGAACCAACTGCCACCGGCCACGCCCGCCATGATCTGGTATCCGTACGCACCTTCGGAGGAGTTTCCGGAACTGGGCTTCGGGGGTCGCAGCGCCATGGCTGGTTCGTTTTATACCTACAACCGAAATTCATCGTCGGCCAGCAAGTTCCCGGATTACTACGACGGCAAGCTGTTTGTGTTCGACTGGATGCGCAACTGGGTGCTGGTCCTGACGTTCGACCAGGCCGAAAATTACGTACGCAGCGAACCGTTTATGGCGGGCAACGGCGACTTCCGGCGGCCCATCGACCTTGATTTCGGACCCGATGGAGCCATGTATATGCTGGAATACGGTTCGGTGTACGGAGCCGACAACGAAGACGCCCGGCTGGTCAGGATTGAATACAATACCGGCAACCGCGCCCCCATTGCCCAGGCCAGCGTTTCGGATACGGCGGTAGAAAACCACCTCGACCGCACGGTTTTCCTGACCTCCGAACGCCGGAATTTCCCGATTCTGCGCGAAGCAGCCGGCCAAGCGCCGTTGCGGGTGCAGTTCAGCAGCCGGGGCAGCCGCGACCTCGACGATGACGACGCCGTGAAATACGAGTGGCTGTTCGACGGAAAAACCGTGGGTGCCACTACGCCCAACCCCAGTTATACTTATAACAAACCGGGCGTTTACAGGGCCATTCTGCGCGTCACCGACCGGGCGGGGCTGGTGGGCCGGGATACGGTGTTGGTTAAAGTAGGGAATACGAAACCGGCCATCGCCATTGCCAGCACCCAGAATAAATCCTTTTTCTGGGAAGGAAAACCGTTTGCGTATTCGGTGAAGGTGCAGGACCGGGAAGATGGCAAAATTGACCCAAAACGCATCAAGTTCGTTTACGTTTACAACCCGCAGCCCAGCACGCTCGACCCGAACGCGGCCAAGTCGCCCACGTCGGTGCTGGTGAGCAATCCCCCGGGGAAAACCCTGATGGATGCCAGCGACTGCAAAGCCTGCCACACAATCGATAAAGTGTCGGTGGGGCCGTCGCTGCTGGCCGTGGCGCAGCGTTATAAAAGCGAAACCGGAGCCGTTGAAAAGCTGGCAACGAAAATCATCAAAGGCGGGGGCGGCAACTGGGGGAACGTGCACGTGATGAGCGCCCACCCGCAGGTAGCCGAAGCCGACGCGCAGGAAATGGTGCGGTATATTTTCTCGCTCACCGACAAGCCGCGTGACCCGAAACCGTTGCCCTTGCAGGGTTCGCTCGCCTTGAACGATCACCAAAAAGACGAAGTGCGGGGGCAATACACGCTGCTGGCTTCGTATACGGACAAGGGCGGGCAGGCCGTCGGGCCGCTGACCGGCACGGAGGTCGTTACGTTGCGGAATGCGAAGGTGCGGACGGTTTTTGCCGATGCACACGTTGGTTTCTCCCGGTTTCGGGACAATCTGTCGCAAGGCGGCCACAAGGCGTACATTTTGCTGAAAAACACTGACCTGACGAACATTAACCAGTTTGTCTACGAATACGCATCGGGGAACAACACGGGCGAGATTGAGGTCCGGATTGACTCACAGGCCGGACCGGTGATCAGCCGGACGTCCTACGGACCCAGCGGTGACTGGGGCAAACTAAAGCTGTTGACCGGCAAGGTTACTAAACCCGTCAGCGGCAAACACGATGTTTACTTTGTTGCCATCAAACGCGATAAGCCCAACGACGAGGTTCTGAAGCTGACCAGCATCGAATTTCAGGAGTAA
- a CDS encoding GMC oxidoreductase: MANLTIDAVKALTFDAIVIGSGISGGWAAKELTEKGLRTLVLERGRDVKHVKDYPTANLNPWDFEHRGQVPLATRAEYGKARSFMREETLHWAVKEDEQPYIEDKPFTWTRGYHVGGKSLLWARQTQRWSDFDFEGPARDGFVVDWPIRYKDLAPWYSYVEKFAGISGNKDGLPHLPDGEFLPAIEMNCVETHFQNVIARNYQDRQLIQGRCAHITSPQPIHTAQGRAKCQHRALCVRGCPFGGYFSSNASTLPWAEKTGRMTLRPHSVVHSIIYDEKKAGPTSGKAIGVRVVDANTKQMLEFYANLIFVNGSALNSNLILMNSTSSRFPNGLGNDSGLLGKYVAWHNYRGRMSAEFDGFPDKATDGKNPNHSYFPRFRNLHKQEMDFLRGYAVGFGAGRGMYSTQEGIGAGLKEQLLHRKWGNWNVSAWMMGETIPKESSFLALDKERKDPYGIPTLRISAGWDDNDEKMIKDYLEQFTEMFTKAGFTNIKATDSKAAPGSDIHEMGGVRMGKDPKTSLLNEWNQLHHCKNVFVTDGACMTSTSTQNPSLTYMALTARAVDHAVKELKKKNL, from the coding sequence ATGGCAAACTTGACTATTGACGCCGTAAAAGCCTTGACGTTCGATGCCATTGTCATCGGGTCGGGCATCAGCGGGGGCTGGGCGGCCAAAGAATTAACCGAAAAAGGACTCCGGACGCTGGTGCTGGAACGGGGCCGGGATGTGAAACACGTGAAAGATTACCCGACCGCCAACCTCAACCCCTGGGACTTCGAACACCGGGGGCAGGTGCCGCTGGCAACGCGGGCCGAATACGGCAAGGCGCGGTCGTTCATGCGCGAAGAAACCTTACACTGGGCCGTCAAGGAAGACGAACAACCGTACATCGAAGACAAACCGTTTACCTGGACGCGGGGCTACCACGTCGGCGGAAAGTCGCTGTTGTGGGCGCGCCAGACGCAGCGGTGGAGCGATTTCGATTTTGAAGGCCCGGCCCGCGACGGTTTTGTGGTCGACTGGCCCATTCGTTACAAAGACCTTGCGCCCTGGTACAGCTACGTCGAGAAATTTGCCGGTATTTCGGGCAACAAAGACGGTTTGCCCCACCTGCCCGACGGTGAGTTTCTGCCCGCCATCGAAATGAACTGCGTCGAAACGCATTTTCAGAACGTCATTGCCCGGAATTATCAGGACCGGCAATTGATTCAGGGCCGGTGCGCCCACATCACCAGTCCACAGCCGATTCACACGGCGCAGGGCCGGGCCAAATGCCAGCACCGGGCCTTGTGCGTGCGGGGATGTCCGTTTGGCGGGTATTTCAGCAGCAATGCCTCCACCCTGCCCTGGGCCGAGAAAACCGGCCGGATGACGTTACGGCCCCATTCGGTGGTGCACTCGATTATTTACGACGAGAAAAAGGCCGGGCCAACGTCTGGGAAAGCAATCGGCGTTCGGGTGGTCGATGCCAATACGAAGCAGATGCTGGAATTTTACGCCAACCTCATTTTTGTGAACGGTTCGGCCCTGAACAGCAACCTGATTCTGATGAACTCCACCTCGAGCCGCTTTCCGAACGGCTTGGGCAACGACAGCGGGCTACTGGGTAAATACGTCGCCTGGCACAATTACCGGGGCCGCATGTCGGCGGAGTTCGACGGTTTTCCCGACAAAGCCACCGACGGCAAAAATCCGAACCACAGCTACTTTCCCCGCTTCCGGAATTTGCACAAACAGGAAATGGACTTTCTGCGGGGCTACGCCGTGGGTTTCGGAGCCGGGCGGGGCATGTATTCAACCCAGGAAGGCATCGGAGCGGGGTTGAAAGAGCAACTTCTCCACCGCAAATGGGGCAACTGGAACGTCAGCGCCTGGATGATGGGCGAAACCATTCCGAAAGAAAGCAGTTTTCTGGCGCTCGACAAAGAGCGGAAAGATCCGTACGGCATCCCGACGCTCCGGATTTCGGCCGGCTGGGACGACAACGACGAGAAGATGATCAAGGATTACCTCGAACAGTTTACGGAGATGTTTACCAAAGCCGGGTTTACCAACATCAAAGCCACGGATTCCAAAGCCGCGCCCGGCTCCGACATTCACGAGATGGGCGGGGTGCGGATGGGCAAAGACCCCAAAACCTCGCTGCTCAACGAATGGAACCAGCTTCACCACTGCAAAAACGTGTTTGTCACCGACGGCGCCTGCATGACATCCACCTCCACGCAAAACCCGTCGCTGACCTACATGGCCCTGACCGCCCGGGCCGTTGATCATGCCGTTAAAGAATTAAAGAAGAAAAACCTCTAA
- a CDS encoding gluconate 2-dehydrogenase subunit 3 family protein — MMKRRIALKNLATAAGGLLVLPNWASGWNPATVKSETAFLPPHLDAVLTEVVDTIIPQTDTPGAKALNVQTFIQKMITDCYEKDVQTAFTNGLKNVDETARQQHNQPFISCDTPQRLAVLAALEKTPEIPLSDFYKLVRQLTIQGFTTSEYVMTKHYNYQPIPGHYYGCVPVSSR; from the coding sequence ATGATGAAACGAAGAATTGCCCTTAAAAATCTGGCAACAGCCGCTGGAGGGCTGCTGGTGTTGCCAAACTGGGCCAGCGGCTGGAATCCGGCTACGGTCAAATCCGAAACGGCTTTTCTGCCCCCCCACCTCGATGCCGTCCTGACCGAAGTGGTTGACACAATCATTCCGCAAACGGATACGCCGGGGGCCAAGGCCCTGAACGTGCAGACGTTTATTCAGAAAATGATAACGGATTGCTACGAAAAAGACGTGCAGACGGCCTTCACCAACGGCCTGAAGAACGTCGACGAAACCGCCCGGCAACAACACAACCAACCGTTCATTTCCTGCGACACCCCGCAACGGCTTGCGGTGCTGGCGGCCCTCGAAAAAACGCCGGAAATCCCGCTGAGCGATTTTTACAAGCTGGTTCGGCAACTGACCATTCAGGGCTTTACAACCTCGGAGTACGTCATGACGAAACATTATAATTATCAACCCATTCCGGGCCACTACTACGGCTGCGTACCGGTTTCTTCCCGATAA
- the gloA2 gene encoding SMU1112c/YaeR family gloxylase I-like metalloprotein — MLKLNHIHHIAIICSDYERSKHFYTEILGLEIMQEIYRAARDSYKLDLALNGQYVIELFSFPDPPARPSRPEALGLRHLAFAVEDVEKAKAALEAAGVEVEPIRVDEHTGRRFTFFSDPDGLPLEFYEE; from the coding sequence ATGCTGAAGCTCAACCACATTCACCACATTGCCATCATCTGCTCCGATTACGAACGGTCGAAGCATTTTTATACGGAAATACTTGGCTTGGAAATCATGCAGGAGATCTACCGGGCTGCGCGCGATTCATACAAGCTGGACCTGGCGCTGAACGGGCAGTATGTGATTGAACTGTTTTCGTTTCCTGACCCACCGGCGCGCCCTTCGCGGCCCGAAGCCCTGGGGTTGCGTCACCTGGCGTTTGCGGTTGAGGATGTAGAAAAAGCAAAAGCCGCCCTGGAAGCGGCTGGCGTGGAGGTGGAGCCCATCCGGGTCGATGAACATACCGGGCGACGGTTTACGTTCTTCAGCGATCCGGATGGGTTGCCTCTCGAGTTTTACGAAGAATAA
- a CDS encoding efflux RND transporter periplasmic adaptor subunit, with translation MKPLLNLVWPVVAAAGMAACTSASSEEKKTVKAPEVQQVATAEVQTLRPSKQIVLPGELKPWNRVSLYAKVKGFIRDVRVDRGSVVRKGQVLAVLDAPEVLSELAQAQAQLQAQEAAINEQKARFRASRLTYNRLLQTSKVEGAVSLHELDQAEARMLADSATVAVATGTIQASRSNYQTKKELRQYLTITAPFDGVITERNVSAGALVGAGDSNAKPLFVLEDSRTLRLTVAVPETFANQLPSKSTVSFSVSAMPEQQFNAKLARSAQSLVEANRAMMAEFDVDNKTNLLKPGMYAEVRLPVERTASTLFVPKTAVVSSSEKTFVIRVANNKAEWVTVEKGNTLDSLVEVFGGLHAGEPIVRIASEEIRDGQAVNAGRK, from the coding sequence ATGAAACCGCTTTTAAACCTCGTTTGGCCCGTTGTTGCCGCAGCCGGTATGGCGGCCTGCACCTCAGCCTCCAGTGAAGAAAAGAAAACCGTCAAGGCGCCCGAAGTGCAACAGGTGGCTACGGCGGAAGTGCAGACCCTGCGCCCCAGCAAACAGATTGTTCTGCCGGGCGAATTGAAACCTTGGAACCGGGTGAGCCTGTACGCCAAAGTGAAAGGGTTCATCCGCGATGTGCGCGTCGACCGGGGTTCGGTTGTTCGCAAAGGGCAGGTACTGGCGGTGCTCGACGCGCCGGAAGTACTGTCGGAACTGGCGCAGGCCCAGGCCCAGTTGCAGGCTCAGGAAGCCGCCATCAACGAGCAGAAGGCCCGGTTCCGTGCCAGTCGGCTCACGTATAACCGCCTGCTGCAAACCAGCAAAGTGGAAGGGGCCGTTTCGCTGCACGAACTCGATCAGGCCGAAGCCCGGATGCTGGCCGACAGCGCGACGGTAGCCGTTGCCACGGGCACGATTCAGGCCAGCCGGTCCAATTACCAGACCAAAAAGGAACTGCGGCAGTACCTGACCATCACGGCGCCGTTCGACGGCGTCATCACCGAACGGAACGTCAGCGCCGGAGCGCTGGTGGGCGCGGGGGACAGCAACGCCAAACCGCTGTTTGTACTGGAAGATAGCCGGACGTTGCGCTTGACGGTAGCCGTTCCGGAAACGTTTGCAAACCAATTGCCCAGCAAAAGCACGGTTTCGTTCAGCGTCAGCGCCATGCCGGAGCAGCAGTTCAACGCAAAACTGGCCCGGAGCGCCCAGAGTCTGGTGGAAGCCAACCGGGCGATGATGGCCGAGTTCGATGTGGACAACAAGACCAATCTGCTCAAGCCCGGCATGTACGCCGAGGTTCGGCTGCCGGTTGAACGGACGGCTTCCACGCTGTTTGTTCCGAAAACCGCCGTGGTCAGCTCCAGCGAGAAAACGTTTGTCATTCGGGTCGCCAACAACAAAGCCGAGTGGGTGACCGTCGAAAAAGGCAACACGCTCGACAGTCTGGTGGAAGTATTTGGCGGACTGCACGCCGGTGAACCCATTGTCCGGATTGCGTCGGAAGAAATCCGCGACGGTCAGGCCGTAAACGCCGGTCGGAAATGA